One stretch of Ananas comosus cultivar F153 linkage group 6, ASM154086v1, whole genome shotgun sequence DNA includes these proteins:
- the LOC109711259 gene encoding probable tyrosine-protein phosphatase At1g05000 encodes MRLEMGTQRGSDACDAPHEIEKRREYAAAAPPEPPEPPAAVAPPCVGGGGGGGGGGGEGGRGGEEAFVPPINFAMVEEGIFRSGFPEKPNFGFLKKLNLRSIVYLCPEPYPETNTEFLEANAIKLFQFGIEGRKEPFADIPDDAIREALKIILDERNHPLLIHCKRGKHRTGCVVGCLRRLQKWCLTSVLDEYQRFAAAKARMCDQRFVESFDISSLKHLSASHLKRSSVA; translated from the exons ATGAGATTGGAGATGGGAACGCAGAGGGGTTCCGACGCGTGCGACGCCCCCCACGAGATCGAGAAGCGGCGCGAgtacgcggcggcggcgccgccggagccgccggagccgccggcggcggtggcgccgccgtgcgtgggcggcggcggcggcggaggaggaggaggaggagagggaggaagaggaggggagGAGGCGTTCGTGCCGCCGATAAACTTCGCGATGGTGGAGGAGGGGATCTTCCGCTCCGGCTTCCCCGAGAAGCCCAATTTCGGCTTCTTGAAGAAGCTCAACCTGCGATCCATCGT GTACTTGTGCCCGGAGCCGTACCCGGAGACCAACACGGAGTTTCTTGAGGCCAACGCGATCAAATTGTTCCAGTTCGGGATCGAAGGGCGCAAg GAACCTTTTGCCGACATCCCTGATGATGCAATACGAGAAGCCCTCAAAATCATCCTTG ACGAGAGAAATCATCCATTGCTTATTCACTGTAAAAGAGGGAAG CATCGAACTGGTTGCGTTGTTGGATGCTTGAGAAGACTGCAGAAATGGTGCTTGACTTCGGTATTAGATGAATACCAGCGTTTTGCTGCAGCCAAGGCGAGGATGTGCGATCAAAGGTTTGTGGAGTCATTCGACATATCGAGCTTAAAACATTTGTCTGCCTCACATTTGAAGAGGTCATCTGTTGCTTGA